A window of the Lactuca sativa cultivar Salinas chromosome 5, Lsat_Salinas_v11, whole genome shotgun sequence genome harbors these coding sequences:
- the LOC111910318 gene encoding protein HOTHEAD: MALHTKLFLSLFLLSFCLATLITSSQGDYRFWQQQFPFIRRASSFSSVSSSKSTRSNGGDKKFDYIVVGGGTAGCPLAATLSRNYSVLLLERGGVPFANINVSLLSNFHLTLVDTSPASASQFFVSTDGVFNARARVLGGGTSINAGFYTRASTSYVKRVGWDAKLVNESYPWVEKQIVHEPVFEPWQRAVRDGLLEVGISPNNGFTYDHLYGTKVGGTIFDKYGRRHTAAELLASGNSQNLHVLIHARVQKIIFDTTGKKPRAIGVIFKDENGVNHEAFISRRRKSEIIVTCGAIGSPQMLLLSGIGPKEDLKKLNISVVQDNKFVGKHISDNPLNTIFVPLNRPVKQSLIETVGITKMGIYIEASSGYSQSPDSIHCHHGVASAEIGQLSTIPPKRRTQEAIEAFKQNKKDLPHEAFHGGFILAKLAYPKSKGHLRLNNTNPDDNPIVTFNYFSHPKDLQKCMKGIKIVEKLVRSKHFLNYTKCDKGTLDKLLNMSVTANVNMIPKHTNDAKSLKQFCKDTVITIWHYHGGCHVGQVVNKDYKVRGVHRLRVIDGSTFRESPGTNPQATVMMLGRYMGVKILRDRLERSVGI; encoded by the exons ATGGCACTCCACACCAAACTCTTTCTCTCCCTTTTTCTTCTCTCTTTTTGTCTTGCCACCCTCATCACCTCCTCTCAAG GTGATTACAGGTTTTGGCAACAACAGTTCCCTTTCATCCGACGAGCGAGCTCCTTCTCCTCCGTATCATCGTCAAAGTCAACGCGATCCAACGGCGGAGATAAGAAGTTTGACTACATCGTAGTGGGAGGTGGCACCGCAGGGTGTCCATTGGCAGCTACACTGTCTAGAAACTACAGTGTGTTATTACTAGAAAGGGGTGGTGTCCCTTTTGCCAACATAAATGTGTCTTTGTTGTCAAATTTCCATCTTACCCTTGTGGACACCTCACCTGCTTCTGCTTCTCAGTTTTTTGTATCCACCGATGGGGTTTTTAATGCGAGGGCTAGAGTGTTGGGTGGTGGTACTTCCATCAATGCAGGATTTTACACTCGAGCAAGCACAAG TTATGTTAAACGGGTAGGATGGGATGCAAAGTTGGTAAACGAATCATACCCATGGGTCGAAAAACAAATAGTCCATGAACCCGTATTCGAACCATGGCAAAGAGCGGTTCGAGACGGGCTTCTAGAAGTCGGAATTTCACCCAACAATGGATTCACCTACGACCACTTGTACGGCACAAAAGTCGGCGGGACAATTTTCGACAAATATGGCCGCCGGCACACCGCAGCAGAGCTTCTAGCCTCCGGAAATTCACAGAACCTCCATGTTTTGATTCATGCCCGAGTTCAAAAGATCATTTTTGACACAACTg GGAAAAAACCGAGGGCAATTGGGGTAATTTTCAAAGACGAAAATGGTGTTAACCATGAAGCTTTCATATCGAGGAGGCGAAAGAGCGAGATTATTGTAACTTGTGGGGCGATTGGGAGTCCGCAGATGTTACTGCTTAGTGGAATAGGACCGAAGGAAGATCTCAAGAAGTTGAACATTTCGGTGGTGCAGGATAACAAATTTGTAGGGAAACACATTTCCGATAACCCGTTGAACACCATTTTTGTCCCGTTGAATAGGCCTGTCAAGCAGTCGCTGATTGAAACGGTTGGGATCACGAAAATGGGTATTTACATTGAAGCAAGCAGCGGGTATAGTCAGTCTCCTGATAGCATTCACTGCCACCATGGCGTCGCCTCAGCGGAG ATCGGGCAACTTTCAACGATTCCTCCAAAAAGACGAACACAAGAAGCCATTGAAGctttcaaacaaaacaaaaaagatCTCCCACACGAAGCATTTCACGGGGGTTTCATTTTAGCAAAACTTGCATACCCAAAGTCGAAAGGGCATTTGAGGTTGAACAACACAAATCCGGATGACAATCCAATCGTTACATTTAACTACTTTAGCCACCCAAAAGACCTCCAAAAGTGCATGAAAGGGATCAAGATCGTGGAAAAACTCGTGAGGTCCAAACATTTCCTTAATTACACCAAATGTGATAAAGGAACCTTAGACAAATTGCTAAACATGAGTGTCACTGCAAACGTGAACATGATTCCAAAACACACAAATGACGCAAAGTCGCTTAAACAATTTTGTAAAGATACTGTGATCACCATCTGGCACTACCATGGTGGGTGCCATGTGGGCCAGGTGGTTAACAAGGACTACAAGGTCCGTGGGGTCCACAGACTTCGCGTTATTGATGGGTCAACTTTTCGTGAATCCCCGGGCACCAATCCGCAAGCTACTGTTATGATGTTGGGCAG